In Setaria viridis chromosome 5, Setaria_viridis_v4.0, whole genome shotgun sequence, the genomic stretch CCGGCTGAGGGTTCCGCCCAGGGGAGCTTCGCTCGCTAGCTGGGGCTGGGAGACAGGCGACGGCGGTCGGAGCGATAGGGAGAGGGTAGGTGAGTGGTGGGCGGCACAACGCAGGGGAAGAGGCTGGCCAGGGCTAAGCGATGGGCGAGCGGCGAGGAGAGGCTTGGGCGTAGGGAGGCTTCGGGTGCTTGACTGCTTGGCCCaactagaggaagaagataaggtgctggaaaaaaataaagaatgaCAGATGGGACCCACATCTGACAGGTGGGATCTGCTAGTAACCGATGCTAACGGTGTTAAAGAGGACATCTTCCATCCCTCTCaacccctccaaccaaacaaaaaattggaacGGACCCATCCCTCCAAACCAAACAAGATATAGGATGAACCCAACCCAGAAAAGTGGGTTGGACCCAATCTATTCCATTTCATCCTAAAACCAAACACACGCCAAGATGGTGACTTGATCATTTGGAACCACAGTTCAGAAGTCAAGAGTGACAGTGACTTGTGGCATTGCAGAATagtactccatccgtcctaaattgcaggtcgttttggcttttctaattgcataggtgtttgtatgcacctaaatatagtgtatgtctagatgcatacaaacatctataaactaaaaaattcaaaatgacctacaatttgaaatggagggaataTGTATTACTGGTTTCTTTAATTTTTGAGTGTAACAACAGAGTGAACCTCAGAAAACAAAGCACAAGCACTCCATCTCAGCCTTCTCAGGTTGAGTAGATCCATCGGCTGGAAACTGATCCTAATTGGCGTTACAAATGTCAATTCTCCTTTTACGGGATAACTGAATAATCCACATTTGCACACTATCTTGAGACTTTTTTAACCTATTGCTTGATGTATACATATCAACGTATGTACGTATATGAGAAAATAAATCTCGATTTCGACATGAGTCCTAGCTAGtgcaattgaaaaaaaatatgggaagtgctagcgcccggacatccgataattttttttatcggacgctccgtcgcaacattaaaaaataactaTCAAAACATCAAAACTAAATACTTGCAACAACAAGGATTGCAACACCTTTATGTGCATGAAACATCACAAACCgcttcgtgcaacattcaaaacagacatattgcaataaaaaaaagtatctcttacagcattgcaacaacgtaaagaagaagagaccgaaacaaagaaaacaactatatgcaacatcatgaacaagttggtgcaacatCCGATTGCTGGCAAATCAGACTattgcaaaacagatgaaacatcaaaagccaccgttgcaacatccaaaaataaccattgcaacaccatgaggtacctattgcaacactcagatccacgacaaaCAGCCTGCCCGTTGTCGGCCGAAGGAGAGGAGATGCTGCCGGATCTGAGGAGGCTGCCGCCGGCAGGGGAGGGTCAGGGGCTTGCTCAgatctcgccggggtcgggaagagggcCACTGGATCCGAGGGCGTTGGGCGCTCCCGGTGGGTTGAGGACGCcagagtggggggaggggcgccgcctgGGTGGGGGACGAGTCCGCCGGGGTGGAAGAGCGCGACGCCGttgaggtggggaggaggacgccggcaTGGGGcgcgggtgggggacgaggccgcCGGGTGGGGGAGCGCGACGCCGTCGAGGTGGGCAAGGAGGACGCCGGTGTGGGGCACGGGTGGGAGATAAGGCcgccggagtggaggaggaggacaccggggtggaaggttgaagaagaaagaggatggggaagaaaaagaacTGTGGGAATGGATAGGAAGCGGAAGGGAGCGGAACAACGTCCGACACGTCCGGACGCTCGGACGGTAGCGTTTCcgaaaaaaatatatagcatCTCTTTATTCCACGCTTGAGCCCAATAAAGTTTTCGTGCGAAGGGAAGAATTGAATTGTAAGTGACATGTGCACGTTTCCTCACCAAAGGTCCACAAAAGTAGCTAGGTACCTCGATCACACACAGACAGCACCCTGAACGCATGATCATCTCCATATCAAAGACCGTACACATCCATTACAATCAGAGCAACCTGTTGAGATAGTCATCGACGGTGGTGTACTTCACGTCTGGGTAGAGCTCGCTCGCGTCCACCCCTGACGATGGATCGACCTCCAGCTTGCTCTGCTCCCCCTGGATGTGCGTCGCGTGCCCGATCGACAGTATGAAGTTCAGTGGAAACGAAGCCTCTGCGGCCGATCGAATCGTCAACCACTCATATAGGAGTAACACATATCAGTTCAAATTTCAGCACAGAGAAGTGAGAAGCCATGTTGTTCTAGAAAGAAAGCTTCTTATTACCTGGGTTCTCCTTGAGCACGGCGTCCTCGGCGACGTGCACCCGCTCGAACGCCCTGCCGGTCTTCCCCTCCCACATCGGCAGGAGCTCGTCGTGCGACAGCGTGTTGGCCGGCGGCCTGATGTGCAGCGTCCTGTTCTCGGCGCGGGGGTCGCTGGCGGCGAGCACCGTGTATGCCGCGATGTCCGCCTCGTCCACGAACACCACCCccgtgtcgccgtcgccgaggacgAGGGCCTTGTCGACCGGGGGTGACTGGGACAGGACCTGCCCGATGCTGGGCAGCCCGTAGCCGAAGAATTAGCCGGCCAGCACGTGGGGACGCCCGCGGCCTCGACGGCGCGGCGGATCGCCGCCTTGCTCGCGTTGATGAGGGACCTCGTCGGCTCCACCGCGTCCGAGCGGTCGGCGTCCAGGCCGAACTCCGACGGGAAGAACCTCTGCGTCTGTGTACGATCCGATCGATCAGACGAGCAGCAAACATTCATCTAGCGAATTTTCCGGCAGGGTCGATGCGTGTACCTTGACGTTGCCGGCCTccttgatggcggcggcgagcttggtCTGGTCGGGGATCTGCATGATTCCGACCGTGGAGATGACCACGTCCGCGAGCTTGACGGCGCTTACCAGGCCGGCGTGGTCGTCCAGGTCGCCCTTGAGGAGCGTGACGCCGGCGTCCTGGAAGCTCTTGAGCAGCGCCGCCTTGGCCGCGTCGGACGGCGCCGTGTCCCTGACGAGCGCCAAGGTCGGGTGGCCcagccgcgcgctcgccgcgaCGACGTGCCAGCCCAGGTACCCCGTGCCGCCGACCACCAGGATCCTGCTCTTCTCGGCAGCCATGTCGATCCATGCTTTGGACACTGATCGCCCGGCTGCGACGCAGTGTCCCAAACTGGCCTTGTATATTCTTCCTCAGTACTCACTGTGTCGGATAGAAGTTGAAATATGCTTGCACATCGCCTTCGCAGCGTCACTCGTGAGATCAAATGGCCAGGCAGCGTCACTCGTGAGGTCAAAGGGCAACAAAGCAAGCCAATGCAGCGAGCGCCGGCAATTTTTGTTTTATTGTATATCCCCACTTGAAATTATCTATTCTACCCACTCCAGTCACTGATATAAAACGGTTTAGGAAACTTGCATAGCGCGGTTGATCATCGATTTGCGTAAAAGTTTGTTATCGTAAACAGAAAGTTTTATATGTTATGAAATTGCATTTTAGGATGAATCTTGTAGCATCAAACTTGGGGTATTTTTAAGTATTCATGATGAAAGCTAAGCAAAACATACTTATTTGTGTGATCGGATAAAGTAGTAGTTTCAAGTACCTGGTTAGAGATTGTGAAAAACAGTTTGTAAATCTTAGATTGTGGAAAGTCGAGGCTTCAAAAGCTGGCAGTTGTTTGGCAAAATGGATTGTAGCTTatgatcattttcttttctcttacTTACATGTGAGCACAAATGACACGTTGGGTGAATATTTGTGCCATACTCTAACAAaagctggggggggggggggggggggggggggagggaatATATTATTGGATTGCACAATCCTATCTATTGCGCATTCTAGAATTAAATTTTGGTCATTTTCGTTTATGTTAGGGCTTATAAACAAAGCCTTTAGTGGACCTGGACGCCAAACTGGCAAACTGCCATAGTGCCCTGCCGTCCGGAATTAACTGCCATCCTTTCCGGCCAAGTGGAACACAGAAACACGCCCAAGTTCAGGTCAGCAATTAAGGCGCTTGTGTGATCATAGACTTATTGGTAGTTAGGGCACGTTTGGATTGCGCCAATGTCTTCTTTGCCAAAGCGAGGGCTTATTTGGTGCAGGAATTCGCCGTCATCATTTTGCCGTTGTGAAATAAAATTAGCCATCGATAATGGCCTAATAAACTTCCATTAAAGATTGACTTTTTTCCATTTGAAATATGTAGGCGGAGTATTTGGTTTCAAAACATAGGTCGTTTTAATCTTGTATGAAGTCAAATTTCTCTAACTGCAtttagaaatatatatatatatatatatatatatatatatattgacatTTACAATACTAAATAAGTGCACTATCAAGATATATTTCATTGTGGATTTAATTAAACAAATTTAAAGTTGTAGATGTTGATGCATTATTATAAAAATGGTGAAATAGATAAGTATGAATAATTGGGAATGCAGGGAGTATTCGACTTGAGCCTATTATAGTACTTGAATTTATATTCTGCTTGGATTTTAATTGAGATCATGAATGTGATGCAATTTTAAATGGTGGTGAATAATGAATGAGGTACCTACGAACAACTCGGTTGGTTAGGTTCCTTGTGGAGGAACATGTTCACGTGAGTtcaattcttcgattcaacatGACTACTCGTATTTTTATGAATTTATATTAGAAACTAACGGTTGTTCTTTCTCTTTCAATACTAGAAGACATGACCGTGGACACTGTCATGGTGACTTCGTCATGATCTAAATTCTTGGAGGTACTCAAAATGATAGGTTTGTCTGCATGTATTCTCTATAAGTGTGCTCAAGATGTTAAATTTGAAGTATTTGTATGCATAGTAATAAGTTCAGGTTTAACCTATTTAGTCCATAGGAAGCTCTTGGTGGGGTGCGCGGGATACTATTGCTTGTTGGATTCTGTACACTCACGGCTAGTTGGAAATTTGAATTAGTGCATTAGCTAGAAGCTTGAGTGATGAAAATTTTTGAGGCACCGGAGAACTAGGTGGATTTAAAATTTGGCGGATCTTTTCCAACTCTTAGTTTCCACTCATTCATTTAAGGTCTCTTATCACCTGGTTACATTCATAGCCATATTCTAAGGTCAAAAGAAAGCTTTGCAATATGATAAACATATTTATGTGACCCATTGTGTCTTCACATATCTCTTCACCTCTTTAGTACTTCCAAAAGCCATCCATGTCCATGGTGCCCATAGACTCCAGGGTTGCAGACACCATAGACGATATATCCATGGCATTGGTCTGGTGAAGGCTCATCCCAACATCTTTCTGAGACAAGATCGATGAAGCCTCGCTCTGCGGTGCAGCCATGAAGGTGCTGGCACTTGCTGTTCCTATGCCCAACTGGTGGGAGAAGGGCATCGGTGGCGGAACGGCCATCATGTTCCCAAACAAAGCACTGTTCATCTGAAGCATGTCGTTGCCCGTGCCTGCAGTAATAGGTGGAATCACGGGTGACAACGACGAGGAGCTCACACCAGCAATGGAGTAGTAGGACCCCACCGGGTCCATGGTGAAGTTCGGTAGCATAGGAAGTTGCAGCGGTGGGGGCATGGGGATGCTGCGTTGATCAATCCCACTATCGACAATAGCATGATTGTATGGAGGTGGTGTAGGTGCCTTCTTTATCCCTGTGGCCTTGCGGAACACACGACAAACCACCCACTCATCCTGTGTAAATTTCAAATATAAACCAGCGGAGAAATTAGGTTAGGGTAAGCAAAATAAGTAGTATTGATGCATGTATGCTAGTGCTACCGTCGCCTCGGAAGCTGAAGATGATTTCATGGTGGTGGAGGTTGAGCTGGATGAAGGGTGGGGGGACTTGTTGTTGCCTTCGAGCCTATACTCGTGCATGACCCAAGTGGTCTTTTGGCCCCTAGGGGCCCGTCCTGTGTAGAAGACGAGCGTCTTCTTCATACCAATGAGTACCCCTGTCATGGCCCTGTAAATCTCCTTATCCTTGCCCGTGGCCTTCCAATAACCGCCCTCTGTGGCACGGTTCATCCTCAACCCCGTCCGATACTTACGGTCCTTCTCGTAAAAGAAGTACCATTCCT encodes the following:
- the LOC117857504 gene encoding uncharacterized protein, which gives rise to MADQGVLFAHDQGTTGDQHQQPHGIGVGDDLELPPGFRFYPSDEEIVTFYLKPKVEQRSFTCIAIGEVDLKRTEPCELPGKAKTGEKEWYFFYEKDRKYRTGLRMNRATEGGYWKATGKDKEIYRAMTGVLIGMKKTLVFYTGRAPRGQKTTWVMHEYRLEGNNKSPHPSSSSTSTTMKSSSASEATDEWVVCRVFRKATGIKKAPTPPPYNHAIVDSGIDQRSIPMPPPLQLPMLPNFTMDPVGSYYSIAGVSSSSLSPVIPPITAGTGNDMLQMNSALFGNMMAVPPPMPFSHQLGIGTASASTFMAAPQSEASSILSQKDVGMSLHQTNAMDISSMVSATLESMGTMDMDGFWKY